One window from the genome of Rariglobus hedericola encodes:
- the lpdA gene encoding dihydrolipoyl dehydrogenase translates to MADTLEYDLIVIGGGPAGYAGAIRAGQLGKKVACIELERAGGTCLNWGCIPTKALLKSADLYQKIKKSETFGITVKDVTFDFAKVMERSRGVAGQMAKGIEFLFKKNKVDYFTGKARVIAAGMVEITEGEHKGKFFKTKNTLIATGCKMRRIPDLALDGVRVMTSREALANTKLPKSIVIVGAGAIGVEFAYFYNAFGTKVTLVEMLNQVLPVEDEEVSKVLQKSLEKQGITILTGTKCENFRVGKDSVKVDLVTGDKKQEVESEVVLSAIGVVANIEGVIADAVKIELDRNYVKVGDDYQTNIKGIYAAGDIIGPPWLAHVATFEAVSCVNGMFGHGKAKRVTKFPGCTYCQPQVSSTGLTEKAAKEKKLDYKVGKFPFTASGKAVASADSEGFVKVITDAKTGEIYGAHIIGSEATELIAEYGLAIELEATVDEIHQTIHAHPTLSEAVMEAAAASLGEAIHI, encoded by the coding sequence ATGGCAGACACACTTGAATACGATCTGATTGTCATCGGCGGCGGCCCTGCGGGCTACGCGGGCGCTATTCGCGCCGGTCAACTGGGCAAAAAAGTTGCCTGTATCGAACTCGAGCGGGCGGGCGGCACCTGTCTCAACTGGGGCTGCATTCCCACCAAGGCCCTGCTGAAGAGCGCCGACCTCTACCAGAAGATCAAGAAGTCCGAGACGTTTGGCATCACCGTGAAGGACGTGACCTTCGATTTTGCCAAGGTCATGGAGCGCTCCCGCGGCGTCGCCGGCCAGATGGCCAAGGGCATCGAGTTTCTCTTTAAGAAGAACAAGGTCGACTACTTCACCGGCAAGGCCCGCGTGATCGCCGCCGGCATGGTCGAGATCACCGAAGGCGAGCATAAGGGCAAATTCTTCAAGACGAAGAACACGCTCATCGCCACCGGTTGCAAAATGCGCCGCATCCCCGATCTCGCGCTCGACGGCGTGCGCGTGATGACCTCCCGCGAAGCCCTCGCCAACACCAAGCTGCCGAAGTCCATCGTGATCGTCGGCGCCGGCGCCATCGGCGTGGAATTTGCTTATTTCTACAACGCGTTTGGCACGAAGGTGACGCTCGTCGAAATGCTCAACCAGGTTCTCCCCGTTGAGGACGAAGAGGTGTCCAAGGTCCTCCAGAAGTCCCTCGAAAAACAGGGCATCACCATCCTCACCGGCACCAAGTGCGAGAACTTCCGCGTTGGCAAAGACTCGGTCAAAGTCGACCTCGTCACCGGCGACAAGAAACAGGAAGTGGAGTCCGAGGTGGTGCTCTCCGCCATCGGCGTCGTGGCCAACATCGAAGGCGTCATAGCTGATGCCGTGAAGATCGAACTCGACCGCAACTACGTGAAGGTGGGCGACGATTATCAGACCAACATCAAGGGCATCTACGCCGCCGGTGACATCATCGGACCGCCCTGGCTCGCCCACGTCGCGACCTTCGAAGCCGTGAGCTGCGTCAACGGCATGTTCGGCCACGGCAAGGCCAAGCGCGTGACCAAGTTCCCCGGTTGCACCTACTGCCAGCCGCAGGTTTCCAGCACCGGTCTTACCGAGAAAGCCGCCAAGGAAAAGAAGCTCGATTACAAGGTCGGCAAGTTCCCATTCACCGCGTCCGGCAAGGCCGTGGCATCGGCCGACAGCGAAGGCTTCGTGAAGGTCATCACCGATGCGAAGACCGGCGAGATCTACGGCGCGCACATCATCGGCAGCGAAGCCACCGAGCTGATCGCCGAGTATGGACTCGCGATCGAACTCGAGGCGACCGTCGACGAAATCCACCAGACGATTCACGCGCATCCGACGCTCAGCGAAGCCGTGATGGAAGCCGCCGCGGCGTCGCTCGGCGAGGCGATCCACATCTAA
- a CDS encoding NAD-dependent epimerase/dehydratase family protein, with amino-acid sequence MSLPSSKHLVVFGAGYVGGEVARQAIARGFRVTALTRNHTTARALAEAGVTVIVDDLAADTWHTHAALRDGADCVLNCVSSGGGGPEGYRRSYVDGMKSVLAWASGVTAGTIVYTGSTSVYPQDGGVRVTEEDSIEEVRTVGNPLVEAEDLLLASGAGARRFVLRLAGIYGPGRHYLVDQLREGRGEVAGLGGHRLNLIHRDDIAGAIWAAFTAPASVDGGVFNVADDGAAPKAEVAEFLATKLGLPAPRFTGEPAQGRRRVTPDRVIANDKIKRVLGWQPVYPSYREGYAAILGA; translated from the coding sequence ATGTCACTCCCCAGTTCAAAACACCTCGTGGTTTTCGGCGCCGGTTATGTCGGCGGTGAGGTGGCGCGTCAGGCGATCGCGCGGGGCTTTCGCGTCACGGCGCTCACCCGCAACCACACCACGGCCCGCGCGCTGGCCGAGGCGGGTGTGACCGTGATCGTGGATGATCTGGCGGCGGATACCTGGCATACGCATGCCGCGCTGCGAGACGGCGCCGACTGCGTGTTGAATTGTGTGAGCTCGGGCGGTGGCGGTCCGGAGGGTTATCGCCGTAGTTATGTGGACGGGATGAAGTCGGTGCTGGCCTGGGCGTCCGGCGTGACGGCGGGCACGATTGTTTATACGGGCAGCACCTCGGTGTATCCGCAGGACGGCGGCGTGCGCGTCACCGAGGAAGATTCCATCGAGGAGGTCCGCACGGTCGGCAATCCGCTGGTGGAAGCCGAGGATTTGTTGCTCGCGAGCGGGGCGGGTGCGCGGCGTTTCGTGCTGCGGCTGGCGGGGATCTACGGACCCGGCCGGCATTATCTCGTCGATCAATTGCGTGAAGGCCGCGGTGAAGTCGCGGGCCTGGGGGGACACCGGCTGAACTTGATTCATCGCGATGACATCGCGGGTGCGATCTGGGCGGCTTTTACGGCACCGGCGAGTGTTGATGGGGGCGTGTTCAACGTGGCCGACGACGGTGCGGCCCCGAAGGCGGAAGTCGCGGAGTTTCTGGCGACAAAGCTGGGCCTGCCCGCGCCGCGATTCACGGGTGAACCGGCGCAAGGACGCCGTCGGGTGACGCCTGATCGGGTGATCGCCAACGACAAGATCAAGCGGGTGTTGGGCTGGCAGCCGGTTTACCCGAGTTATCGGGAGGGGTATGCGGCAATACTTGGGGCTTGA
- a CDS encoding YbaB/EbfC family nucleoid-associated protein, translating to MAGVGKLLKQAQKMQKSIESIQGQMETKVIDITSGGGAVKVKINGAGKFLSLELDPEFLKEDSKLVSETLLTAIQDASKQAKEFNDAEMQKVTSAFQMPGMF from the coding sequence ATGGCCGGCGTAGGCAAACTTCTTAAACAAGCTCAGAAAATGCAGAAATCCATCGAGTCCATCCAAGGACAGATGGAGACGAAGGTCATCGACATCACCAGCGGCGGCGGCGCGGTGAAAGTGAAGATCAACGGCGCGGGCAAGTTCCTGTCTCTCGAACTCGATCCCGAGTTCCTCAAGGAAGACTCCAAGCTCGTGTCCGAGACCCTGCTGACCGCCATCCAGGATGCGTCCAAGCAGGCCAAGGAATTCAACGACGCCGAAATGCAGAAGGTCACGTCGGCCTTCCAGATGCCGGGGATGTTCTAA
- the recR gene encoding recombination mediator RecR, with amino-acid sequence MTPAFERLQQQLKQLPGVGFRSAERMALHLLVGKPGALPVLVSALQDAAQSVRRCTRCGNLAEGDLCSICADERRDQRIVCVVENVPDLVALERSAAYRGVYHVLHGKLSPIHGIGPADLNLSALLTRAAAGEVTELILALSNDVEGEATCHYLTEHLSSGAGIKVTRIGFGLPSGGGVLYADSVTLKSALDARRDYA; translated from the coding sequence ATGACTCCCGCATTCGAACGTCTGCAGCAGCAGTTGAAGCAACTGCCGGGGGTCGGGTTTCGCTCGGCGGAGCGGATGGCTTTGCACCTGCTCGTGGGCAAACCGGGTGCGTTGCCGGTGCTCGTGAGTGCGTTGCAAGATGCGGCGCAAAGTGTGCGGCGTTGCACGCGCTGCGGCAATCTGGCCGAAGGTGATCTGTGTTCGATCTGCGCCGATGAACGTCGCGACCAGCGCATCGTTTGCGTGGTCGAAAACGTGCCCGATCTCGTGGCGCTCGAACGCTCGGCGGCCTACCGTGGCGTCTATCATGTGCTCCACGGAAAACTGTCGCCGATTCACGGCATTGGACCGGCGGATCTGAACCTCTCGGCGCTGTTAACGCGTGCCGCGGCCGGCGAAGTAACCGAGTTGATCCTGGCGTTGTCCAACGACGTGGAAGGTGAGGCGACGTGCCACTATCTGACCGAGCACCTGTCGTCGGGTGCGGGCATCAAAGTGACGCGTATCGGCTTCGGCCTGCCCAGTGGCGGCGGGGTTTTGTATGCGGATTCGGTGACGCTGAAAAGCGCATTGGATGCGCGGCGCGACTACGCGTGA
- a CDS encoding response regulator: MTSSWYDRLVNMPGSEPEKGAREILVIDDHSEAREIIVTLLARLGWATRQAATGAEGLEVMKAGRDCIGLALVDVILPDTDGMSLARQLRSEYPRLPIVLLSGQLNDESRWIVSAEGFRFLPKPFNLTQLRDVVAEMLGDAGPMAPT, encoded by the coding sequence GTGACTTCTTCCTGGTATGATCGATTGGTGAATATGCCCGGCTCGGAGCCCGAGAAGGGCGCTCGCGAGATTTTGGTGATCGATGATCATTCCGAGGCGCGGGAGATCATTGTGACTTTGCTGGCCCGTCTGGGATGGGCGACGCGTCAGGCGGCCACCGGGGCCGAAGGGTTGGAGGTCATGAAAGCGGGGCGGGACTGTATTGGTCTGGCCTTGGTGGATGTGATTTTGCCGGACACGGATGGGATGAGCCTGGCGAGGCAGTTGCGATCGGAGTATCCGCGGCTGCCGATCGTGCTGTTGAGCGGGCAACTCAACGATGAGTCGCGCTGGATCGTGAGCGCGGAGGGATTTCGTTTTCTGCCAAAACCTTTTAATCTCACGCAACTGCGCGATGTGGTCGCGGAGATGTTGGGGGATGCCGGACCGATGGCACCGACGTGA